TGCCATGCCGTCAGCAGCGTGTAAAAAACCTGGCAACAAAAACCCTTCTCTGGCCGAACTCCGGAAAATGCAGGAAGAGCTCAATAAAAATATGCAGAAGGCAAAAGAGCAGATGAAAAAGGAAGGCAATAAGCCAAAACCCGGAAAACCCGGACAGCAGGGTCAGGGAATGAGCGAACAACTGGCGAAAATGGCGGCTGAGCAGGAATATATCCGTAATGAATTGCAAAAACTTAATCTTCAGGAAAATAAGGACGGAAAGAACACCCTCGGCAACCTTCAGGACGTAGCCAATCGCATGGAAGAAACTGAGAGAGACATCGTAAATCGCATGATTTCTGAAGAAACCCTGAAACGCCAGCAGGACATCCTTACCCGCCTGTTAGAGAGCGAGAAAGCCGAGCGGGAAAGGGATCAGGACGAGCAGCGGAAATCCGAAGAAGCAAAAAATTTACAGCATCGTAACCCTTCCGAATTTGAAGAGTATAAAAGATTAAAGTTAAAGGAAATGGAGCTGCTGCGGACCGTTCCGCCATCTCTGAATTCCTATTATAAACAGAAGGTCAACGAATATTTCCAATCACTTGAAAAATAGTTCACTAGATATGTCCGTGGACGGAGAAAGCCAGACTTTGAAACTACAATCCAACCCAGAGAGTATATCTGTCGTCGAGCGGATGATAGACGATGTTCGCAGCAAATACAATGTTAGCGAGGACATGTTTGGTAACATGCTGGTTGCCGTAACAGAAGCGGTGACCAATGCCATTTACCATGGCAACAAATCGGATCCTCATAAAAACATCAGTGTTTCTTTCGCGCACAATCACAATGCAATCACTGTGACTATCGCCGACGAAGGTCCGGGCTTCGATTATTACAATCTCCCCGATCCTACCGCGCCTGAAAATCTTGAAAAAGAATGTGGCCGCGGAATTTTTCTGATGAAGCATCTTACCGATCAGCTCATCTTCTCAGAAAACGGACGCGTGGTTGAGATGAATTTTAAATTGGGAAATAATTAAGTCCAAATACGTTTTGGTTAGACGGAAAGAGGGAGACAGAAGTCTTACCTCCTTTTTTGGCCAACTTGTTCCCTCGCAAAGGGCGCAAAGGTTCAAGGCATCTTTCGATGTACAATTATTCCTGCACGTATTCCCTGGTAAGGAAAATCATTCAGGCCCCACTGATACCAGAGCTTCCAGTCGACAAATTTGTTTTTGTATTTGAAAATGGCACGATAAACCATCGGCTTGTCTCCGATATCCAGGTAACCGGAATATCCTCCGAATTGCTGCGAGATTGAAATCTTTTTTGAATTGAAATCCAGTCCGGCTCCATACAATAATGCATCGTTTTGTAAATGCTGGATGTCGTAGGTTTGATACGAATAGAAACCGCCCATCACATAAGGACGGAGCGTGAATTCCTTTTCTTTATTCAGTAAAATATTTTTTCCAAAAGAAAGATCCATAAAATATCCGGCAGCATCGGTATAGCGGGCATCGCGGAGGCGTGTTCCGGATGCGGAGCGGAAGGCAAGTTCAAGACTGATGTCCGGCCATTTCTCTTTGCCACTGAGAATTGCAATGTGTGTGGAAAAATAAATATCTCCACCGGCGCCTCCTTTCCCGCTCCGGGTGCGGGCTGCACGCACATCACGGGTTGCGGTAT
The sequence above is drawn from the Bacteroidota bacterium genome and encodes:
- a CDS encoding ATP-binding protein, with the protein product MSVDGESQTLKLQSNPESISVVERMIDDVRSKYNVSEDMFGNMLVAVTEAVTNAIYHGNKSDPHKNISVSFAHNHNAITVTIADEGPGFDYYNLPDPTAPENLEKECGRGIFLMKHLTDQLIFSENGRVVEMNFKLGNN